The following are encoded in a window of Variovorax paradoxus genomic DNA:
- a CDS encoding phospholipase D-like domain-containing protein, with protein MPDTAFDWLPSPSQHFLAVTFALLVYVLTTRTRREQRAPTTAIAWVMGLVLMPYVILPMYLLFGQRKLRPAGAPRPPRSLPPGHWAADLIESFGLAPPGRCAIRMHADGEAAREALFEVIDGARERIDVCTFIIGDDALGHAVLARLAQRARDGLKVRVLLDGFGALSLPRHHFDRLRAAGGEVAVFRPFFSLRRIGPRNLRNHRKLTIADDRWLWSGGRNLAGEYFTGNDTHPEAWHDLSFDLRGSVAAAAARQFDHDWSSVRGRKARAITADDVPAGPGCAMAQFLPSGPDQTEDTAHALLIDACFRAEHRLLAITPYFVPGDGLRDALRLAARRGVQVTIAMPAQSNHRLADFVRARAMRDLARAGVSFRMLPFMAHAKAVVVDDELAMCGSINLDLRSLLLNHEAAVVFYGRGDIEWLAEWIETTASAGEPYRARRPGLLRDVAEGLLLTVAFQL; from the coding sequence ATGCCGGACACCGCCTTCGACTGGCTGCCCTCGCCTTCGCAGCATTTTCTTGCCGTCACTTTCGCGTTGCTGGTCTATGTGCTGACCACGCGCACGCGCCGCGAGCAGCGCGCCCCCACCACCGCCATCGCATGGGTCATGGGGCTGGTGCTGATGCCGTATGTGATCCTGCCGATGTACCTGCTGTTCGGCCAGCGCAAGCTGCGCCCGGCGGGTGCGCCGCGGCCGCCGCGTTCGCTGCCGCCGGGTCACTGGGCGGCCGACCTCATCGAGAGCTTCGGCCTGGCGCCGCCCGGTCGCTGCGCGATCCGCATGCACGCCGACGGCGAGGCCGCGCGCGAAGCGCTGTTCGAGGTGATCGACGGCGCGCGCGAGCGCATCGACGTGTGCACCTTCATCATTGGCGACGACGCGCTGGGCCACGCCGTGCTGGCGCGGCTCGCGCAGCGCGCACGCGACGGCCTCAAGGTGCGCGTGCTGCTAGACGGCTTCGGCGCGCTCTCGCTGCCGCGCCATCACTTCGACCGGCTGCGCGCGGCCGGCGGCGAGGTGGCGGTGTTCCGTCCCTTCTTCAGCCTGCGCCGCATCGGGCCGCGCAACCTGCGCAACCACCGCAAGCTCACCATCGCCGACGACCGCTGGCTGTGGTCGGGCGGGCGCAACCTCGCGGGCGAATACTTCACCGGCAACGACACGCACCCCGAGGCCTGGCACGACCTGTCGTTCGACCTGCGCGGCAGCGTGGCCGCCGCCGCCGCGCGCCAGTTCGACCACGACTGGAGCTCGGTGCGCGGGCGCAAGGCACGCGCCATCACTGCCGACGACGTGCCCGCGGGCCCGGGCTGCGCGATGGCCCAGTTCCTGCCGAGCGGCCCCGACCAGACCGAAGACACGGCGCACGCGCTGCTCATCGACGCCTGCTTTCGCGCCGAGCACCGCCTGCTCGCGATCACGCCCTACTTCGTGCCCGGCGACGGCCTGCGCGACGCGCTGCGCCTCGCCGCCCGGCGCGGCGTGCAGGTGACCATTGCGATGCCCGCGCAATCGAACCACCGCCTCGCCGACTTCGTGCGCGCACGCGCCATGCGCGACCTCGCGCGCGCGGGCGTGAGCTTTCGCATGCTGCCCTTCATGGCGCACGCCAAGGCCGTGGTGGTCGACGACGAACTGGCGATGTGCGGCTCGATCAACCTCGACCTGCGCAGCCTGCTGCTGAACCACGAAGCGGCCGTGGTGTTCTACGGGCGCGGCGACATCGAATGGCTCGCCGAGTGGATCGAGACCACCGCCTCGGCCGGCGAGCCCTACCGCGCGCGGCGCCCCGGGCTGCTGCGCGACGTGGCCGAAGGGCTGCTGCTGACGGTCGCGTTCCAGCTGTAG
- a CDS encoding SMP-30/gluconolactonase/LRE family protein, translating to MNKHMDRRRLLQAAAGSALGAVAAAAGAQSFPYKPQQRYPDPSVLILDPSFAKYRIYSSTLEQVGTGMRWAEGPVYLPREGYLVCSDIPNNRLMRYEEKTGEFKVHKANAGYCNGNTRDRQGRLISCEHSVTRRVVRTEPDGRMTVLADRYQGKRLNAPNDVVVKSDDTVWFTDPLFGISGTWEGEKAASEQATTNVYRLTPDGQLSAVITDLVNPNGLAFSPDEKKLYVVEWKGTPNRSLWSYDVAADGSVSNKVKLIDGAGAAALDGFRVDRDGNLWMGWGWNGALAPEPVDAGNGMKVYQPQAKSEDLDGVKIFNAQGKPIGFIRLPERCANLAFGGPKNNRLYMAASHSLYALYVESEGAT from the coding sequence ATGAACAAGCACATGGATCGCCGTCGCCTGCTGCAAGCGGCTGCCGGCTCGGCACTCGGCGCGGTGGCTGCGGCCGCGGGCGCCCAGTCGTTTCCGTACAAGCCGCAGCAGCGCTACCCCGACCCGTCGGTGCTGATCCTCGACCCCAGCTTTGCGAAGTACCGCATCTACAGCAGCACGCTCGAGCAGGTCGGCACCGGCATGCGCTGGGCCGAGGGCCCGGTGTACCTGCCGCGCGAGGGCTACCTCGTGTGCAGCGACATCCCGAACAACCGGCTCATGCGCTACGAGGAAAAGACCGGCGAGTTCAAGGTCCACAAGGCGAACGCCGGCTACTGCAACGGCAACACGCGCGACCGGCAGGGCCGCCTCATCAGCTGCGAGCACTCGGTGACGCGGCGCGTGGTGCGCACCGAGCCCGACGGACGCATGACCGTGCTGGCCGACCGCTACCAGGGCAAGCGGCTGAACGCGCCGAACGATGTGGTCGTGAAGTCGGACGACACCGTGTGGTTCACCGATCCGCTCTTCGGCATCTCGGGCACGTGGGAGGGCGAGAAGGCCGCATCCGAGCAGGCGACGACCAACGTGTACCGCCTCACGCCCGACGGGCAGCTGTCGGCGGTGATCACCGACCTCGTGAACCCGAACGGCCTGGCCTTTTCGCCGGACGAGAAAAAGCTCTACGTCGTCGAATGGAAGGGCACGCCGAACCGCAGCCTCTGGAGCTATGACGTGGCGGCCGACGGCAGCGTGTCGAACAAGGTGAAGCTGATCGATGGCGCGGGCGCTGCGGCGCTCGACGGTTTTCGCGTCGACCGCGACGGCAACCTCTGGATGGGCTGGGGCTGGAACGGCGCGCTCGCGCCCGAACCCGTCGATGCCGGCAACGGCATGAAGGTCTATCAGCCGCAGGCGAAGTCCGAAGACCTCGATGGCGTCAAGATCTTCAACGCGCAAGGCAAGCCCATCGGTTTCATCCGCTTGCCCGAACGCTGTGCCAACCTCGCCTTCGGCGGCCCCAAGAACAACCGCCTCTACATGGCAGCCAGCCACTCGCTGTACGCCCTCTACGTGGAGTCCGAAGGCGCCACCTAG
- a CDS encoding aldehyde dehydrogenase family protein has translation MTEFNNLINGEWLAGQSYSPNINPSNLADVLGQYTQGDKGHVDAAVAAATAAFPAWATGSIQARSDALDKIGTEILARKEELGTLLAREEGKTKAEGIGEATRAGQIFKFFAGECLRLSGELLPSVRPNIGVEITREPVGVVGLITPWNFPIAIPAWKIAPALAFGNCVVLKPADLVPGCAWALAEIISRSGIPAGVFNLVMGRGSVIGDALVNHPGIHAISFTGSVGVGRNIAVQCVTKHKKVQLEMGGKNPQVVLDDADLAQAVELSVQSAFYSTGQRCTASSRLIVTEGIYPKFIEAMKTRMAKIKVGDALAQGTDVGPVSSKSQLDQDMEYIAIGKGEGATLAAGGELLKLETDGYYMSPALFSESAAHMRINREEVFGPVASVIRVKNYEEALATANDTEFGLSAGIATTSLKYATHFKRHSQAGMVMVNLPTAGVDYHVPFGGRKGSSYGPREQGKYAQEFFTTVKTAYTLA, from the coding sequence ATGACTGAATTCAACAACCTCATCAATGGCGAATGGCTGGCCGGCCAGAGCTACAGCCCCAACATCAACCCCAGCAACCTGGCCGACGTGCTGGGCCAGTACACGCAGGGTGACAAGGGCCACGTCGATGCGGCCGTGGCCGCTGCCACCGCCGCCTTCCCCGCATGGGCGACGGGCAGCATCCAGGCGCGCTCCGACGCGCTCGACAAGATCGGCACCGAGATCCTCGCGCGCAAGGAAGAGCTCGGCACGCTGCTCGCACGCGAAGAAGGCAAGACCAAGGCCGAAGGCATCGGCGAGGCCACGCGCGCGGGGCAGATCTTCAAGTTCTTCGCGGGCGAGTGCCTGCGCCTGTCGGGCGAGCTGCTGCCGTCGGTGCGTCCGAACATCGGCGTCGAGATCACGCGCGAGCCGGTCGGCGTGGTCGGGCTCATCACGCCGTGGAACTTCCCGATCGCCATTCCCGCCTGGAAGATCGCGCCCGCACTGGCCTTCGGCAACTGCGTGGTGCTCAAGCCCGCCGACCTCGTGCCGGGCTGCGCCTGGGCACTGGCCGAGATCATCAGCCGCTCGGGCATTCCGGCCGGCGTGTTCAACCTCGTGATGGGCCGCGGCAGCGTGATCGGCGATGCGCTGGTCAACCACCCCGGCATCCATGCGATCAGCTTCACGGGCTCGGTGGGCGTGGGCCGCAACATCGCGGTGCAATGCGTCACCAAGCACAAGAAGGTGCAGCTCGAAATGGGCGGCAAGAACCCGCAGGTGGTGCTCGACGACGCCGACCTCGCGCAGGCCGTGGAGCTCAGCGTGCAGAGCGCGTTCTACTCGACCGGCCAGCGCTGCACGGCGTCGAGCCGCCTCATCGTGACCGAAGGCATCTACCCGAAGTTCATCGAAGCGATGAAGACGCGCATGGCGAAGATCAAGGTCGGCGACGCGCTCGCGCAAGGCACCGACGTGGGTCCGGTTTCGTCGAAGTCGCAGCTCGACCAGGACATGGAATACATCGCCATCGGCAAGGGCGAAGGCGCCACGCTGGCGGCCGGCGGCGAGCTGCTGAAGCTGGAGACCGACGGCTACTACATGTCGCCTGCGCTGTTCAGCGAATCGGCCGCCCACATGCGCATCAACCGCGAGGAAGTGTTCGGCCCGGTGGCGAGCGTGATCCGCGTGAAGAACTACGAAGAAGCGCTCGCCACGGCCAACGACACCGAGTTCGGTCTGTCGGCCGGCATCGCCACGACTTCGCTGAAGTACGCGACGCACTTCAAGCGCCACAGCCAGGCGGGCATGGTGATGGTGAACCTGCCGACGGCGGGGGTGGACTATCACGTGCCGTTCGGTGGCCGCAAGGGTTCGAGCTACGGGCCGCGTGAGCAGGGCAAGTACGCGCAGGAGTTCTTCACTACGGTGAAGACGGCTTACACGTTGGCCTGA
- a CDS encoding ROK family protein — MKKTKHALPGPDIHGLRELPGLRVDGYSLQLRDKDGFVGDQASQTAFRELLERWRKRRRKAGRDPLGKTHSRDLSKKDLDRALQEKKATAAADVMHGAIEEFAEELAFVIQRFMRQPSWRKVERIVVGGGFPESDVGERAILEAGAMLEDLGVHVQLGRLSHNVDDGGLIGWVHLTPRALLRGHDAILAVDIGGTNVRCGIVKTRHRKAPDFSRAKVVRREKWRHADDGPNRSHMVDRIAEMLQEMVVHADRHDIRLAPFVGIACPGLIRPSGSIARGAQNLPGDWESPSFHLPAALWQRMPIIGSGPTLVRMHNDAVVQGLSELPFMRDVRHWGVLTIGTGLGNASFTNRR; from the coding sequence ATGAAAAAAACCAAGCACGCGCTCCCCGGTCCCGACATCCACGGCCTGCGCGAGTTGCCCGGACTGCGTGTGGACGGCTACAGCCTGCAGCTGCGCGACAAGGACGGCTTTGTCGGCGACCAGGCCAGCCAGACGGCGTTTCGCGAGCTGCTCGAGCGCTGGCGCAAGCGCCGCCGCAAGGCGGGCCGCGACCCGCTGGGCAAGACCCATTCGCGCGACCTGAGCAAGAAGGACCTCGACCGCGCGCTGCAGGAAAAAAAGGCCACGGCCGCCGCCGATGTGATGCACGGTGCCATCGAGGAATTCGCGGAAGAACTGGCCTTCGTGATTCAGCGCTTCATGCGCCAGCCTTCATGGCGCAAGGTGGAGCGCATCGTGGTCGGCGGCGGCTTTCCCGAGAGCGACGTGGGCGAGCGCGCGATCCTGGAAGCGGGCGCGATGCTCGAAGACCTGGGCGTGCATGTGCAGTTGGGCCGGCTGTCGCACAACGTCGACGACGGCGGGCTGATCGGCTGGGTGCACCTGACGCCGCGCGCGCTGTTAAGAGGGCACGACGCGATTCTTGCGGTGGACATCGGCGGCACCAACGTGCGCTGCGGCATCGTGAAGACGCGCCATCGCAAGGCGCCCGATTTCTCGCGCGCCAAGGTGGTCCGGCGCGAGAAGTGGCGCCACGCCGACGACGGCCCGAACCGCAGCCACATGGTGGATCGCATCGCCGAGATGCTCCAGGAGATGGTCGTCCATGCCGACCGCCACGACATCCGGCTCGCGCCCTTCGTGGGCATCGCGTGCCCGGGCCTGATCCGGCCCAGCGGCTCGATCGCGCGGGGCGCACAGAACCTGCCGGGGGACTGGGAGAGCCCGTCTTTCCATCTGCCGGCCGCGCTGTGGCAGCGCATGCCGATCATCGGCTCGGGCCCGACGCTGGTGCGCATGCACAACGACGCGGTGGTGCAGGGCCTGAGCGAGTTGCCTTTCATGCGCGACGTGCGGCACTGGGGCGTGCTGACCATCGGCACTGGGCTGGGCAACGCCAGCTTCACGAACCGGCGCTGA
- the gudD gene encoding glucarate dehydratase — MSGAPVVTAMRVVPVAGHDSMLMNLSGAHGPFFTRNLLILTDSAGHTGVGEVPGGEKIRQTLEDARDLIVGQPIGNHNAVLNRMRSAFAARDSGGRGLQTFDLRVTIHAVTAAEAALLDLLGQHLGVPVAALLGEGQQRDAVQMLGYLFYVGDRTKTDLAYETDPNADNDWFRLRHEEAMTPEAIVRLAEATHARYGFTDFKLKGGVLRGEEEVEAIRALHERFPQARVTLDPNGGWLLADAIRLCRDLHGVMAYAEDPCGAEGVFSGREVMAEFRRATGLPTATNMVATDWREMVHSLSLQSVDIPLADPHFWTMQGSVRVAQLCQAWGLTWGSHSNNHFDVSLAMFTHVAAAAPGKVTAIDTHWIWQDGQRLTKAPLQIEGGFVQVPTRGGLGIELDMAEVEKAHQLYLKHGLGARNDAQAMQFLIPNWTFDNKRPCMVR, encoded by the coding sequence ATGTCGGGCGCACCCGTCGTCACCGCCATGCGCGTCGTGCCCGTTGCGGGCCACGACAGCATGCTGATGAACCTCAGCGGCGCGCACGGCCCGTTCTTCACGCGCAACCTGCTGATCCTCACCGACAGCGCCGGCCACACCGGCGTGGGCGAAGTGCCGGGCGGAGAGAAGATCCGCCAAACGCTCGAAGACGCGCGCGACCTCATCGTGGGCCAGCCCATCGGCAACCACAACGCTGTGTTGAACCGCATGCGCAGCGCGTTTGCCGCGCGCGACAGCGGCGGGCGCGGCCTGCAAACCTTCGACCTGCGCGTGACCATCCACGCCGTCACCGCCGCCGAAGCCGCGCTGCTCGACCTGCTGGGCCAGCACCTGGGCGTGCCCGTGGCCGCGCTGCTCGGCGAAGGCCAGCAGCGCGATGCGGTGCAGATGCTCGGCTACCTCTTCTACGTCGGCGACCGCACGAAGACCGACCTGGCGTACGAGACCGACCCGAACGCCGACAACGACTGGTTCCGCCTGCGCCACGAAGAAGCCATGACGCCCGAGGCCATCGTGCGGCTGGCCGAGGCCACGCATGCGCGCTACGGCTTCACCGACTTCAAGCTCAAGGGCGGCGTGCTGCGCGGCGAGGAAGAGGTCGAGGCGATCCGCGCGCTGCACGAGCGCTTTCCGCAGGCGCGCGTCACGCTCGACCCGAACGGCGGCTGGCTGCTGGCCGACGCCATCCGCCTGTGCCGCGACCTGCACGGCGTGATGGCCTATGCCGAAGACCCCTGCGGCGCCGAAGGCGTGTTCTCGGGCCGCGAGGTGATGGCTGAATTTCGCCGCGCCACCGGCCTGCCCACCGCCACCAACATGGTCGCCACCGACTGGCGCGAGATGGTGCACAGCCTTTCGCTGCAGTCGGTCGACATTCCGCTGGCCGATCCGCACTTCTGGACGATGCAGGGCTCGGTGCGCGTGGCGCAGCTGTGCCAGGCCTGGGGCCTGACCTGGGGCTCGCATTCGAACAACCATTTCGACGTGTCGCTCGCGATGTTCACGCACGTTGCCGCGGCCGCACCGGGCAAGGTCACGGCCATCGACACGCACTGGATCTGGCAGGACGGCCAGCGACTCACGAAGGCGCCGCTGCAGATCGAGGGCGGCTTCGTGCAGGTGCCCACGCGCGGCGGCCTGGGCATCGAGCTCGACATGGCCGAGGTCGAGAAGGCACACCAGCTGTACCTGAAGCACGGCCTCGGTGCGCGCAACGATGCGCAGGCGATGCAGTTCCTCATTCCGAACTGGACCTTCGACAACAAGCGGCCCTGCATGGTTCGCTGA
- a CDS encoding glycine betaine ABC transporter substrate-binding protein yields MHLLRSFWRAALWLSAMLWLAAAPSAQAADETLRVGSKRFTESYILAEVLAQTAAPHTASPPVIRQGLGNTAIVYEALRSGAIDLYAEYTGTIALEILKGSPADTREAMNAALAPLGLGVAIPLGFNDGYALAVRAADADKLGLRTLSDLAKHPELRIGLSNEFIGRADGWKGLAARYNFTQTPTGLDHGLAYDAMTARQIDAIDIYTTDAKIDHLGLRVLEDDKKYFPRYDAVVLYRLDLPARLPKAWAALQALEGTIDEHAMIAMNARAELQGVRFDTIARDFLTGATKDGKTPPSAARGFTAKLFGPDLWPLARQHLLLVAVSVGVAILIGVPLAILVFPHLRLRAVVLGFASVMQTVPSLALLAVLISLLGAIGALPALIALTLYSLLPIMRNTVTGLTEVPHGLRLAGTALGMTPPQSLQLVLLPLALPTLLAGVRTATAIAIGTATIAAFIGAGGFGERIVTGLALNDRELLMAGALPAAAMALISEGIFELIEFLMRRSRRAPLA; encoded by the coding sequence ATGCACCTGCTTCGCAGCTTCTGGCGCGCCGCCCTGTGGCTTTCCGCGATGCTCTGGCTGGCCGCTGCGCCCTCGGCGCAGGCCGCCGACGAGACCTTGCGCGTCGGCTCCAAGCGCTTCACCGAGTCGTACATCCTGGCCGAAGTGCTGGCGCAGACCGCCGCGCCGCACACCGCGTCGCCGCCCGTCATACGCCAGGGCCTGGGCAACACGGCCATCGTGTACGAGGCGCTGCGCTCGGGCGCCATCGACCTCTACGCCGAATACACCGGCACCATCGCACTCGAAATTCTCAAGGGCTCGCCCGCCGACACGCGAGAGGCGATGAACGCCGCGCTCGCACCGCTCGGCCTCGGCGTGGCGATTCCACTGGGCTTCAACGACGGCTACGCGCTGGCCGTGCGCGCCGCCGATGCCGACAAGCTCGGGCTGCGCACGCTGAGCGACCTGGCGAAGCACCCCGAGTTGCGCATCGGGCTGTCGAACGAATTCATCGGCCGCGCCGACGGATGGAAAGGGCTGGCCGCGCGCTACAACTTCACGCAGACACCGACCGGGCTCGACCACGGCCTGGCCTACGACGCGATGACCGCCAGGCAGATCGACGCCATCGACATCTACACCACCGACGCCAAGATCGACCACCTGGGCCTGCGCGTGCTGGAAGACGACAAGAAGTACTTCCCGCGCTACGACGCCGTGGTGCTCTACCGCCTCGACCTGCCCGCGCGGCTGCCGAAAGCCTGGGCTGCGTTGCAGGCGCTCGAAGGCACCATCGACGAGCACGCCATGATCGCGATGAACGCGCGCGCCGAGCTGCAGGGCGTGCGCTTCGACACCATCGCGCGCGACTTCCTCACCGGCGCCACCAAGGACGGCAAGACGCCCCCCAGCGCCGCGCGTGGCTTCACAGCCAAGCTCTTCGGGCCCGACCTCTGGCCGCTCGCGCGCCAGCATCTGCTGCTGGTGGCAGTGTCGGTCGGCGTCGCCATCCTCATCGGCGTGCCGCTCGCGATCCTCGTGTTTCCGCACCTGCGGCTGCGCGCCGTGGTGCTGGGCTTCGCGAGCGTGATGCAGACCGTGCCGTCGCTGGCGCTGCTCGCGGTGCTGATCTCGCTGCTCGGCGCCATCGGCGCCCTGCCCGCGCTCATCGCACTCACGCTGTACTCGCTGTTGCCGATCATGCGCAACACCGTGACCGGGCTGACCGAAGTGCCCCACGGCCTGCGACTGGCCGGCACCGCGCTGGGCATGACACCGCCACAGAGCCTTCAGCTGGTGCTGCTGCCTCTTGCATTGCCCACGTTGCTGGCGGGCGTGCGGACTGCCACTGCGATCGCCATCGGCACGGCGACCATCGCGGCCTTCATCGGCGCGGGCGGTTTCGGCGAGCGCATCGTGACGGGGCTGGCGCTCAATGATCGCGAGCTGTTGATGGCGGGTGCACTGCCGGCTGCGGCGATGGCGTTGATCAGCGAAGGCATCTTCGAATTGATCGAGTTCCTGATGCGCCGCAGTCGCAGGGCGCCATTGGCCTGA